A region of Drosophila mauritiana strain mau12 chromosome 3L, ASM438214v1, whole genome shotgun sequence DNA encodes the following proteins:
- the LOC117140978 gene encoding uncharacterized protein LOC117140978: protein MKMCRLPKRTRLLQSVVLMMLLVELQQPISGLEQSTDYSVVSKTAGVATTTSAPPTLVPPLRIFKGRIQTTTPSTRSTSGTRPLATGAEAQQELVGISSKSYISGPTTQPSKLSKRAGLAGPKKFPKDVRNRSSNALERNKLQHEVPDHVPDSSGYIPHRIGHPVHLDYGPTGVDSSGAPTGSGGYHAVPYENSKWQEEYWDQEYAGHQHNGTRVQHIEAECQDDYMKIRIGFNGSFSGLLYSAGYAYDPDCMYINGSGRDYYEFYIQLNRCGTLGKNSLQEESRKNPTNFMWNTVTVQYNPLIEEEYDEHFKVTCEYGYDFWKTVTFPFLDVEVATGNPVVFTLSPPECYMEIQNGYGIGGPRVTGPVRVGDPLTLIIYMRSKYDGFDIVVNDCYAHNGANKRIQLIDQHGCPVDDKLISRFRGSWSDSGVYETQVYAYMKTFRFTGSPALYIECDVRMCHGRCPSQPCHWRNLKAVTKRDTSNMTATNISIPPLSADGEGLTTESPPANSLSENVNLFQSLRVLQEGETDGDDVYAHRQTKPLSPHQTCLKTSTFSALTAGCSAVLCVLTVTLFIACSRLKRRKESSLYDSYIAHKGQID from the exons ATGAAGATGTGCAGATTGCCCAAGCGAACGCGGCTGCTCCAGTCGGTTGTTCTGATGATGCTGCTCGTGGAGTTGCAG CAGCCCATCAGTGGATTGGAACAGAGTACGGACTATTCGGTGGTTAGCAAGACTGCTGGAGTGGCAACCACCACTTCTGCACCACCCACTCTAGTGCCACCACTGCGAATTTTCAAAGGTCGCATTCAGACAACAACTCCTTCCACTAGAAGTACTTCTGGTACTCGCCCCTTGGCCACTGGCGCTGAAGCGCAACAGGAATTGGTTGGGATCTCCTCAAAATCATATATTTCCGGACCCACCACACAGCCCTCGAAGTTGTCAAAAAGAGCTGGACTGGCAGGACCCAAGAAATTTCCCAAGGATGTGCGCAATCGCAGCAGTAACGCACTGGAGCGCAACAAGCTGCAGCATGAAGTT CCCGATCACGTGCCTGACTCCTCTGGCTACATACCCCATCGAATTGGTCATCCTGTGCATTTGGATTATGGACCTACGGGAGTGGATTCAAGTGGTGCTCCCACTGGTAGCGGTGGCTATCATGCGGTGCCCTATGAGAACAGCAAGTGGCAGGAGGAATACTGGGATCAGGAGTATGCAGGACATCAACACAATGGAACCAGAGTTCAAC ATATCGAAGCGGAGTGTCAGGATGACTATATGAAAATACGCATTGGATTCAATGGCTCCTTTAGTGGATTACTGTATTCAGCTGGATATGCCTATGATCCGGATTGCATGTACATCAATGGGTCTGGCAGGGACTACTACGAGTTCTATATCCAGTTGAATCGCTGTGGTACTTTGGGGAAAAATTCTCTGCAAGAGGAAAGTCGCAAGAATCCCACG AATTTTATGTGGAACACGGTAACTGTTCAATATAACCCCTTGATTGAAGAGGAGTACGATGAACACTTTAAGGTCACCTGCGAGTATGGCTATGACTTCTGGAAAACCGTGACCTTTCCCTTTCTAGATGTGGA AGTGGCAACTGGCAATCCTGTGGTCTTCACTTTAAGTCCGCCCGAGTGCTACATGGAGATCCAAAATGGTTATGGCATTGGAGGTCCAAGGGTAACAGGTCCAGTGCGTGTGGGCGATCCGCTGACCTTGATCATCTATATGAGGAGCAAATATG ACGGCTTCGACATAGTGGTCAACGATTGTTATGCCCACAATGGCGCCAACAAGCGGATACAGCTCATCGATCAGCACGGCTGTCCGGTGGATGACAAGCTCATCTCACGCTTCAGGGGCTCCTGGTCGGATTCTGGAGTGTACGAGACCCAGGTGTATGCGTACATGAAGACCTTCCGCTTCACTGGATCCCCAGCGCTCTATATCGAGTGCGATGTGCGGATGTGCCATGGACGGTGTCCA AGCCAACCGTGTCACTGGAGGAATCTGAAAGCAGTGACCAAGCGCGATACCTCCAACATGACAGCCACGAACATCTCGATTCCTCCATTGTCAGCCGATGGAGAGGGACTGACCACAGAGAGCCCGCCAGCCAATTCCCTATCCGAAAATGTGAACCTTTTCCAGTCCCTGCGTGTTCTGCAAGAGGGTGAAACTGATGGCGATGATGTGTATGCTCATCGGCAGACGAAACCCTTGTCACCACATCAAACATGTTTGAAGACCTCCACATTTTCGGCATTGACCGCTGGCTGCTCAGCGGTATTATGCGTGCTAACAGTAACCCTTTTCATTGCCTGTTCGAGACTAAAACGTCGCAAGGAGTCCTCACTGTACGACTCTTATATTGCACACAAAGGACAAATCGATTGA
- the LOC117140979 gene encoding acetylcholine receptor subunit beta-like 1, with product MESSCKSWLLCSILVLVAISLVSASEDEERLVRDLFRGYNKLIRPVQNMTQKVGVRFGLAFVQLINVNEKNQIMKSNVWLRLVWYDYQLQWDEADYGGIGVLRLPPDKVWKPDIVLFNNADGNYEVRYKSNVLIYPTGEVLWVPPAIYQSSCTIDVTYFPFDQQTCIMKFGSWTFNGDQVSLALYNNKNFVDLSDYWKSGTWDIIEVPAYLNVYEGDSNHPTETDITFYIIIRRKTLFYTVNLILPTVLISFLCVLVFYLPAEAGEKVTLGISILLSLVVFLLLVSKILPPTSLVLPLIAKYLLFTFIMNTVSILVTVIIINWNFRGPRTHRMPMYIRSIFLHYLPAFLFMKRPRKTRLRWMMEMPGMSMPAHPHPSYGSPAELPKHISAIGGKQSKMEVMELSDLHHPNCKINRKVNSGGELGLGDGCRRESESSDSILLSPEASKATEAVEFIAEHLRNEDLYIQTREDWKYVAMVIDRLQLYIFFIVTTAGTVGILMDAPHIFEYVDQDRIIEIYRGK from the exons ATGGAGTCTTCCTGCAAATCCTGGCTGTTGTGCAGCATCCTGGTGCTTGTGGCCATTTCGTTGG TCAGTGCATCCGAAGATGAAGAGCGCTTGGTGCGTGACCTCTTTCGAGGCTACAATAAACTCATACGACCCGTACAGAATATGACACAAAAAGTTGGAGTAAGATTTGGTTTGGCGTTCGTACAGCTAATCAATGTC AATGAGAAAAATCAAATTATGAAATCAAACGTTTGGTTACGTTTGGTTTGGTACGACTACCAGCTGCAGTGGGATGAGGCCGACTACGGCGGCATCGGGGTGTTGCGTCTGCCCCCCGACAAGGTTTGGAAGCCGGACATTGTGCTCTTCAATAA TGCCGATGGCAACTATGAGGTGCGCTACAAGTCCAACGTGCTGATTTATCCCACGGGAGAGGTCCTGTGGGTTCCTCCGGCCATTTACCAGAGCTCCTGCACCATCGATGTGACCTACTTCCCCTTCGATCAGCAGACCTGTATCATGAAGTTCGGATCGTGGACCTTCAATGGAGATCAGGTCTCATTGGCGCTCTATAATAACAAGAACTTTGTCGATCTGTCGGATTACTGGAAGTCCGGCACCTGGGACATTATAGAGGTGCCCGCCTATCTGAACGTCTACGAGGGCGATAGCAACCACCCCACGGAGACTGACATCACATTCTACATCATCATCCGGCGAAAGACTCTCTTCTACACTGTGAATTTAATTCTGCCCACGGTGCTGATTTCCTTCCTCTGCGTCTTGGTATTTTACCTGCCTGCCGAGGCCGGCGAAAAG GTTACGCTCGGAATTAGCATTTTGCTGTCACTGGTTGTGTTCCTGTTGCTGGTGTCGAAGATTCTGCCACCGACGTCGCTGGTGCTGCCACTGATCGCCAAATATTTGCTGTTCACCTTCATCATGAACACTGTTTCCATCCTGGTGACCGTGATCATCATCAACTGGAACTTCCGGGGGCCGCGCACCCACCGCATGCCCATGTACATCCGCTCCATCTTCCTGCACTACCTGCCCGCCTTCCTCTTCATGAAGCGCCCTCGGAAGACCCGCCTGCGCTGGATGATGGAGATGCCCGGCATGAGCATGCCCGCCCATCCCCATCCCTCCTACGGCTCGCCCGCGGAGCTGCCCAAGCATATCAGCGCCATCGGCGGCAAGCAATCCAAGATGGAGGTCATGGAGTTGTCCGACCTGCATCACCCCAACTGCAAGATCAACCGCAAGGTTAACAGCGGCGGGGAACTTGGCCTGGGTGACGGTTGTCGCCGGGAGAGCGAGTCCTCCGACTCCATCCTGCTCTCTCCGGAGGCCAGCAAGGCCACCGAGGCGGTGGAGTTCATTGCCGAGCACTTGCGGAACGAGGATCTGTACATTCAG ACCCGCGAAGATTGGAAGTACGTGGCCATGGTGATCGATCGCTTGCAGCTATACATCTTCTTCATTGTGACCACCGCCGGAACGGTGGGCATTCTGATGGATGCTCCGCATATTTTCGAGTACGTGGATCAGGATCGCATCATCGAGATTTACAGGGGAAAGTAA
- the LOC117141514 gene encoding basic proline-rich protein, with product MRCFLPLVALLLAAGVHADVSHLDTDLQEDGYHYKQPSVPFPPPGSGNGIEDSGIGPGPSPSAPAPSYGPPQTRPPPPPPPQPTPPAPRPSYGPPQTQPPRPPPQPTPSAPAPPPPSYGPPQTPPPRPPPQPTPTAPSPPPSYGPPQTPPPRPPPQPTPSAPAPSYGPPQPQPPAPQPPSPQPGPEYLPPDQPKPRPTPSRPQPPPPPPPRPQPTPGYGPPPPPPPPKPQPTPGYGPPPPPPPPRPQPTPGYGPPPGPGPAPPAPQPPRPQPPRPQPPRPQPGSEYLPPPGENEVTPSQPQPTAPVPEYGPPQSSPPAPPAAPTYQPRPPAPPAPAPGPTYQPRPPAPPAPAPGPTYQPRPPSPPAPTYQPQPSAPPAPAPGPTYQPRPPAPPAPTPEYGPPPPTSGGDEAGSLGPDGYNYNKPAKPFTF from the exons ATG CGCTGTTTTCTGCCTCTGGTGGCCCTGCTCTTGGCAGCGGGTGTCCACGCGGATGTCTCCCACCTGGACACAGATCTCCAGGAGGATGGCTACCATTACAAGCAGCCGTCGGTGCCTTTTCCGCCTCCGGGATCGGGAAATGGCATTGAGGATTCGGGCATAGGCCCAGGACCTTCTCCCTCGGCGCCGGCGCCGTCCTATGGACCCCCGCAGAcgcgtcctcctcctcctcctccaccacaGCCGACTCCACCAGCTCCTCGTCCTTCCTATGGACCTCCTCAGACTCAGCCACCACGCCCTCCACCACAGCCAACTCCATCGGCTCCTGCTCCACCACCTCCATCCTATGGCCCTCCGCAGACGCCCCCACCACGTCCTCCACCGCAGCCAACTCCCACGGCTCCTTCTCCACCACCATCTTATGGACCACCGCAGACACCACCACCTCGTCCCCCACCGCAGCCAACTCCTTCGGCTCCAGCTCCATCCTATGGACCACCTCAACCTCAGCCACCGGCACCACAGCCACCATCGCCACAGCCTGGGCCTGAGTACCTTCCTCCGGATCAGCCAAAGCCACGTCCAACGCCATCGCGTCCTCAGCcgcctccaccaccaccacctaGGCCCCAGCCCACTCCAGGCTACGgaccaccaccgccaccacctccGCCTAAGCCACAGCCTACTCCAGGATACGGccctcctccaccaccacctccaccaAGGCCCCAGCCCACTCCAGGATATGGACCACCACCAGGACCTGGACCCGCTCCGCCGGCACCACAGCCGCCAAGACCACAGCCGCCACGCCCTCAGCCACCACGGCCACAGCCAGGATCTGAGTACTTGCCGCCTCCTGGAGAGAATGAGGTCACCCCGTCTCAACCGCAGCCAACTGCACCAGTGCCGGAATACGGACCACCACAATCCTCACCGCCTGCACCTCCGGCTGCACCCACAtaccagccacgcccaccagcaccaccagcgcCTGCACCAGGACCTACTTATCAGCCACGCCCTCCAGCACCACCAGCGCCTGCACCAGGACCTACTTatcagccacgccccccgaGTCCTCCTGCACCAACATATCAGCCACAACCTTCTGCACCACCTGCACCTGCTCCAGGACCCACCTATCAGCCACGCCctccagcaccaccagcaccaacTCCGGAGTACGGACCACCACCCCCCACCAGTGGTGGCGATGAGGCGGGATCCCTGGGACCCGATGGCTACAACTACAACAAGCCTGCCAAACCCTTTACCTTCTAA
- the LOC117140322 gene encoding induced stolen tip protein TUB8 isoform X1: protein MKFFLLLALALVGIAAGAQLPDSATQGPNPQDIATPEPEYIDIDEPAPVAAAPAPRPVAAAPRPVFAAPAPLARPVARPVARPVVVAQSFVQQPVQQQIVQRAQYVAPVAQQVVLPQQQLVGHTYNSRAGYQYRRPVYNETIKETTNKNKPRSKA, encoded by the exons ATG AAATTCTTTTTGCTATTGGCTTTGGCCCTTGTGGGCATTGCTGCTGGAGCTCAGCTGCCTGACTCCGCCACCCAGGGACCCAATCCTCAGGATATTGCCACTCCGGAGCCGGAGTACATTGATATCGACGAACCTGCACCAGTGGCTGCCGCCCCTGCTCCTCGTCCTGTGGCCGCTGCTCCCCGTCCCGTCTTCGCCGCCCCCGCTCCCCTCGCTCGACCAGTTGCTCGTCCAGTGGCTCGCCCCGTGGTTGTGGCCCAATCCTTCGTCCAGCAGCCCGTCCAGCAGCAGATTGTCCAGAGGGCTCAATACGTGGCGCCGGTGGCTCAGCAGGTGGtgttgccgcagcagcagctggtgGGTCACACCTACAACAGCAGGGCTGGATACCAGTACCGCCGTCCAGTCTAT AACGAAACCATCAAAGAAACGACCAACAAGAACAAGCCAAGATCAAAAGCATAA
- the LOC117140322 gene encoding induced stolen tip protein TUB8 isoform X2 yields the protein MKFFLLLALALVGIAAGAQLPDSATQGPNPQDIATPEPEYIDIDEPAPVAAAPAPRPVAAAPRPVFAAPAPLARPVARPVARPVVVAQSFVQQPVQQQIVQRAQYVAPVAQQVVLPQQQLVGHTYNSRAGYQYRRPVYH from the exons ATG AAATTCTTTTTGCTATTGGCTTTGGCCCTTGTGGGCATTGCTGCTGGAGCTCAGCTGCCTGACTCCGCCACCCAGGGACCCAATCCTCAGGATATTGCCACTCCGGAGCCGGAGTACATTGATATCGACGAACCTGCACCAGTGGCTGCCGCCCCTGCTCCTCGTCCTGTGGCCGCTGCTCCCCGTCCCGTCTTCGCCGCCCCCGCTCCCCTCGCTCGACCAGTTGCTCGTCCAGTGGCTCGCCCCGTGGTTGTGGCCCAATCCTTCGTCCAGCAGCCCGTCCAGCAGCAGATTGTCCAGAGGGCTCAATACGTGGCGCCGGTGGCTCAGCAGGTGGtgttgccgcagcagcagctggtgGGTCACACCTACAACAGCAGGGCTGGATACCAGTACCGCCGTCCAGTCTAT CATTAA
- the LOC117140217 gene encoding proline-rich extensin-like protein EPR1, with translation MKVLILAVCSLALVAADVSHLFGHDHHDHHDHPGYNYDPPSIPFELPTPAPAYLPPEPVTVRVAPVTLPPPVYLPPATVKPEIPVVRTPKPAYLPPPPPVVKVNPPKPAYLPPPPPVVKVNPPKPAYLPPPPPVVKVNPPKPAYVPPPPPVVKVNPPKPAYVPPPPPIVKVNPPKPAYLPPAPVVEQPRYVAPAVVPTFKIPIPSYAAPLEEPVNTYLPPQEIVESHDDGYHYDPPAQPFLF, from the exons ATG AAAGTCCTTATCCTGGCTGTTTGCAGCTTGGCTCTGGTAGCCGCTGATGTCTCGCATTTGTTCGGTCATGATCACCATGATCACCACGATCATCCTGGCTACAACTATGACCCACCGAGCATCCCCTTTGAACTGCCCACTCCGGCTCCGGCTTATCTGCCCCCTGAACCAGTGACCGTTCGTGTGGCTCCTGTGACCCTGCCTCCTCCAGTTTACTTGCCACCAGCGACCGTGAAACCTGAGATCCCGGTTGTCAGGACTCCCAAGCCCGCCTATCTGCCTCCTCCACCACCGGTTGTCAAGGTCAACCCACCCAAGCCCGCCTATCTGCCTCCTCCGCCACCAGTTGTTAAGGTCAACCCACCAAAGCCCGCCTATCTGCCTCCTCCACCACCGGTTGTCAAGGTCAACCCACCAAAGCCCGCCTATGTGCCACCTCCACCACCGGTTGTAAAGGTCAACCCACCCAAGCCTGCCTATGTGCCACCTCCACCACCGATTGTCAAGGTCAACCCACCCAAGCCCGCTTATCTGCCACCTGCACCTGTGGTGGAGCAGCCCCGTTACGTCGCACCAGCTGTGGTGCCCACCTTCAAGATCCCGATCCCATCATACGCCGCTCCCCTGGAGGAACCCGTAAACACCTATCTGCCACCCCAGGAGATCGTGGAGTCCCATGACGATGGATACCACTACGATCCGCCAGCTCAGCCGTTCCTCTTCTAA